A genomic window from Sphingomonas taxi includes:
- a CDS encoding phytanoyl-CoA dioxygenase family protein produces MLSTVCRSANLTLNDDGAQLFAQALDEAACDRLETALAALPTSRPGVRIGEGRQLQPFLNDAGPVGAIATSVLGEQARPVRAILFDKTAERNWALGWHQDRTIVVEKRIDTDGYGPWTVKSGLIQVEPPFEIIERMVTLRIHLDAVDERNAPLRIVPGSHRLGRLPEAEIGRVVTSFGERLCLAERGDVWLYATSIVHGSLAADPPRRRRVLQIDFSADAAPGPLAWRGM; encoded by the coding sequence ATGCTCTCAACCGTCTGTCGATCTGCTAACCTTACCCTCAACGATGATGGAGCCCAGCTGTTCGCGCAAGCTCTGGACGAAGCGGCGTGCGATCGCCTCGAGACTGCCTTGGCCGCGCTGCCGACCAGCAGGCCGGGTGTGCGGATAGGGGAGGGGCGGCAACTGCAGCCCTTCCTCAATGACGCCGGACCGGTCGGCGCGATCGCGACGTCGGTGCTCGGGGAACAGGCTCGCCCTGTACGTGCGATCCTGTTCGACAAAACCGCGGAGCGGAACTGGGCGCTCGGCTGGCACCAGGACCGCACGATCGTGGTTGAGAAGCGTATCGACACGGACGGGTACGGGCCGTGGACGGTTAAGTCCGGGCTGATCCAGGTGGAGCCGCCGTTTGAGATCATTGAGCGCATGGTGACGCTGCGCATACACTTGGATGCGGTTGACGAGCGCAACGCCCCCTTACGCATCGTGCCCGGCTCGCACCGGCTGGGCCGCCTGCCCGAAGCCGAGATCGGGCGTGTGGTGACGTCCTTCGGCGAGCGTCTCTGCCTTGCCGAACGGGGTGATGTTTGGCTCTACGCCACATCGATCGTTCACGGCTCGCTTGCAGCCGATCCGCCGCGACGGCGCCGCGTCCTCCAGATCGACTTCTCGGCTGACGCGGCCCCAGGTCCGCTCGCCTGGCGCGGCATGTAG
- a CDS encoding TetR/AcrR family transcriptional regulator, which yields MTTTTVKRWTGRSLDARRAERREMLIAAGVRLYGTQGFHGTGVRAICREAGLTERYFYESFANGEELLLAAFNEVIQALLTQIVEADEPGKSAKHRVRRMLGAYYAALRAHPAAARVFLIEIVGVSPEIDDAIRQSMHDLSSPLFAALASDQNGHWRGDPLLRRGIEGGLLHIALDWGANNYIHSVDTVINAAWPLCLAATSRLDDEPDMSG from the coding sequence ATGACGACAACGACTGTAAAACGCTGGACCGGCAGATCGCTTGATGCGCGCCGGGCCGAACGACGCGAAATGCTGATCGCGGCAGGTGTGCGCCTCTACGGAACGCAAGGGTTCCACGGTACCGGTGTCCGGGCGATCTGCCGAGAGGCCGGCCTGACCGAGCGTTATTTCTACGAAAGCTTTGCGAATGGCGAGGAACTACTGCTGGCGGCTTTCAACGAAGTCATCCAGGCGCTCCTCACCCAAATAGTTGAAGCCGACGAACCGGGCAAATCTGCCAAGCATCGCGTCCGGCGGATGCTAGGCGCCTATTATGCCGCCCTGCGCGCGCATCCGGCGGCCGCGCGGGTGTTTCTGATCGAGATTGTCGGGGTGTCGCCTGAAATCGACGATGCGATCCGCCAGTCCATGCATGATCTGTCGTCCCCCCTGTTCGCTGCGCTGGCCTCAGATCAGAACGGCCATTGGCGTGGGGACCCCTTATTACGGCGTGGAATTGAGGGCGGTCTTCTCCATATCGCGTTGGACTGGGGAGCTAACAACTATATTCACTCCGTAGATACCGTGATCAACGCCGCTTGGCCACTTTGTCTGGCCGCTACGTCTAGGCTCGACGACGAGCCAGATATGTCTGGGTGA
- a CDS encoding flavin-containing monooxygenase, whose product MERLDVLIVGAGLSGIDAAYWISKGKAHRRWAIFEARDAIGGTWDLFRYPGLRSDSDMATLGFPFRPWTGDRSIAAGADIRDYIRDTAAEYGIDRGIRLKHRVTAADWSSADAVWTVTYEAAGDVRQVACRFLFLCSGYYDYAAGHAPTWPGMATFAGQIVHPQFWPNALTIADRRIVVIGSGATAVTLVPALAEMGAAHVTMVQRSPTYIVSRPSRDMHAQTMRRWLPARAAGAAIRWKNILYGSFVYTMARRKPHVVKLKIAQHQRAMLGPDFDIETHLTPRYDPWDQRLCLVPDGDLFKVLRKGQASIVTDEVAAFEPGGLRLASGGVVEADIVVTATGLKVQLMGGARITVDGEVVDPGRRLLYKGAMLDGVPNLAFAIGYTNASWTLKCDLTSQFVRRLLDHMAARGATSVVPVAPAAPTDEPPILDLTSGYVQRAAALLPRQGARAPWRVQQNYVQDLWALRTGQMDDGVLRFSYARTTPTGVAV is encoded by the coding sequence ATGGAGCGACTTGACGTTCTGATCGTAGGGGCGGGACTGTCCGGCATCGACGCCGCTTATTGGATCTCGAAGGGCAAAGCGCATCGTCGCTGGGCGATCTTCGAAGCGCGTGATGCGATCGGCGGCACTTGGGATCTGTTCCGCTACCCCGGCCTGAGATCTGACTCAGACATGGCGACGCTGGGGTTCCCGTTTCGGCCATGGACGGGCGACCGCTCGATCGCTGCCGGCGCCGACATCCGCGACTATATCCGCGACACTGCCGCCGAGTACGGCATAGATCGGGGCATCCGCCTGAAGCATCGCGTTACCGCAGCCGACTGGTCGTCGGCGGACGCTGTATGGACGGTGACGTACGAAGCGGCGGGCGACGTGCGGCAGGTTGCCTGCCGGTTCCTGTTCTTGTGTTCAGGCTATTACGATTATGCCGCCGGACATGCGCCGACGTGGCCGGGTATGGCGACGTTTGCGGGACAGATCGTTCATCCGCAATTCTGGCCCAACGCGCTCACCATCGCAGATCGCCGCATCGTCGTGATCGGATCTGGTGCAACCGCGGTTACGCTGGTGCCGGCGCTTGCAGAAATGGGGGCCGCGCACGTCACCATGGTACAGCGGTCGCCGACATATATCGTCTCGCGCCCGTCGCGAGACATGCATGCGCAAACGATGCGACGTTGGCTGCCCGCACGCGCGGCGGGGGCGGCAATCCGCTGGAAGAATATCCTCTACGGCAGCTTCGTCTACACGATGGCGCGTCGCAAGCCGCATGTGGTGAAGCTGAAGATCGCGCAGCATCAGCGCGCGATGCTGGGTCCCGATTTCGACATAGAGACGCATCTGACACCACGCTACGATCCCTGGGATCAGCGGCTGTGCCTGGTGCCGGATGGGGATCTGTTCAAGGTGCTCCGCAAGGGGCAAGCGTCGATCGTGACCGACGAGGTCGCGGCGTTCGAACCGGGCGGCCTGCGCCTCGCGTCGGGCGGGGTGGTGGAGGCGGACATCGTCGTCACCGCCACCGGCTTGAAGGTGCAGCTCATGGGAGGGGCGCGGATCACGGTCGATGGCGAGGTCGTCGATCCGGGACGTCGGCTGCTCTATAAGGGCGCGATGCTGGACGGAGTGCCGAACCTTGCCTTCGCGATCGGTTATACCAATGCATCATGGACGCTGAAGTGCGACCTGACCTCGCAGTTCGTCCGCCGTTTACTGGACCATATGGCGGCGCGCGGTGCGACGAGCGTGGTACCAGTTGCGCCCGCAGCGCCAACCGACGAGCCGCCGATCCTCGACCTGACTTCCGGTTACGTCCAGCGTGCCGCCGCGCTGCTTCCGCGCCAGGGCGCTCGTGCGCCCTGGCGGGTGCAGCAGAACTACGTGCAAGATCTTTGGGCGCTGCGCACGGGGCAAATGGACGATGGCGTGTTGCGCTTTAGCTATGCGCGAACGACGCCAACGGGGGTGGCGGTATGA